The genomic stretch AGACATAACAATCATctgcttatatgttgatgacttATTAGTAACTGGAAGTAGCTTAGAGAACTTGTCGAAGTTCAAAGAGCTGATGAAGAAGTAATTTGAAATGTAGAATCTAGGGAACTTGTCTTATTTCctaggcatggaatttcaaatgtcGAAGCAAGGTATAGTGATACATAAAAGAAAGTATGTAAAAGAGATACTCAATAGACTTTGTATTGATGATTCGACTCCTGCATCATCACTTGACGAACCAAACTTGAGTTTGGAGAAGCATGGAGAGGAAGACAAAGCCGATGCAATTTTGTTCAATCAAATTGTCTAATCTCTGAGATATGTGTGCAGCATTTGAACTGATATAGGTTTCTCAGTCAGATTACTGAGCAAATACATGAGTGaactaagggtgtcacacatgaaggTTGTAAAAAGAATCCTAagatacttaaaaggatcgaTAAATTATGGAATTCTATTTCAACTAGACTCTGAAAGAAAAGAAGCTATGACTGTTTGCTATTCAGATGCATattggtgtggagataaggaTGATCAAATAAGCACAACCAGTTATGTCTTTCAAGTGTTTTGTGCCCCATtctcatggtgctcgagaaagAAATATGCGGTGGCATTGTCATTGTGtgaggctgaatatatagcagAATCCTATGTTGCGTGTCAAACAATTTGGATCATATCTATGCTTGAAGAAATGGaggtcgaagtgaagaaacctcAGGTGTTGCAGATCGGCAACAAGTCAGTCGTAGATCTTGCGAAGAATCCAGTTTTCATGGAAGGAGTAAGCAAATCGAAGCTAGATTTCATTTCTTTGGGGAGAAGGTAAATTAAGGTGAACTTGAAGTGAAGAATTGCTCAAGTGAAGCACAGTTGGTTGACATTTTCACCAAATGATTGAAGATCGACAGATTCCTAaatttgagaaagaaattaggaatagttCAAATCGACTATGATTAGTATATGTTCGATAACTTGGATTATAGGGGGGGGGGTATATTGAGATATAAGATATAATCTAAGTTGTGTAAGGCCCAAGCCCAAAGAtaattagggtttagggtttgTTACTTAGTTTGTTATATTTGTTACTTAATATTCAAGTAACTTTGTATATAAATACATACATATGTAAATCAGTTTGTAACACAATCATTCTTCAATAATAGAATCCTTATTTTCATATTCTCTCTCTTTTCTCTCCTCACAAAAGTGTGTCACGCACTAACAACAGTGACCAGTACATGATATCAAAGTTGAATGTAAAATGTGGGGTCAATCGAAGAAGGGGGGCTGGGAATTAGAAGGTTAGGGATCTTTAATTCGCTTTATTAGGAAAATGGAGAATTAGAgcagaaaaaagaaaaaaggtgtATCTGGTTTTCGACCTTAGCAAATAGCTACGGCTTGAACGTGAAGAGTTTTAACTTGGGGCAAGAGATAGCTCATATTGGTGGAAATATGTGTTATCTTTGGACTTAAGAAAGCTGGAAGATTCAAGTGAATATTTTGTAAAGGATGTTTACAAGAGTCTTTTACCTAAATGCTCATATGAGATTAGAAGGTCGTGGTCAAAGATTTGGAAAAAAATAATCCCGTAAAAAATATCTTATTTGGTTTGGAGGCTGGTTCAGAATATGATAACTACAAATGATAATATAGATAGGAGGGCATAGTGAGACTGGGGCGGGAAATTTGCATAGGAGATTATGGGAGTGAGGAGTCGGTATCTCATTTTGAGTATCGATGTTTTGCAGGTGTATGGAGTAGCATATGCAATTGGCTTGGAGTATCAACAGTTTTACACAACGACGGGTGGTAACACATGTTACAGTTTGAAAAACTGCTCAAAGGTGGAAAATCAATTTCTTTGAAACTTCGAGTGTTGAGGTGCGTGTGTATTTGGTGCATATGGAAGTCTAGAAACAATAAAATATTTCACAATGAAGGAATTCATATTTTAAAAGCCATAGAGGAAGCAAAAGTATTCACATGGAGGTGGCTAAAGATAAAATCAAAGTTGATTATGGATTTTTTTTATGTGGTGTTTAAATCACATGGATTTTTTTTCACTTCTCTGGATATGTTTTGCTGTCAATTTCTTCCTTGGAGTAGTGTACTGTCTCTCTTGGCAGTTTTTCTCGTGTTGTTTTGGTTAGAGGATATGGGCATGGTTTTTTGCATTTTGTTGGAATTTTAATCTTggtttatttttatcattttgcTTAGGATAGTTTTCTTAGTGTTGGCTTGGTTTTGGTGTTTGATTTTCCTGTTGTGGCTGCTTCTTCTGTTTGTTTCAGCAACATATTTCTTAGAAAACTTTTGTTCTTTATTCTGGCTGGCATTTCTTATGCCTTAATCTCTTTAATGCAATTGGTTTTTTTGTTGTTTCAAAAAAATGTGGTGTCAAATAGCATACCTAATGAACAATTACATCAATTAAAATACCAGCAAAAATAAATGTTTAAATATTTACAATACAAAACACTGACTAATAAACAATAATGTGGGACAgtaaaaagaaaagaaaataaattacAATGAAGGTGAAAAGACTAAAAAAATCGTAATATAAGTTAATGCAACAgtgtttttttttatatatttctcataataatttttttggaattttaaaaaataaataaataaaacagaGCAAATATGATTGGGGTGAGTGTTTAAATCTTAAACTCGCTCCGCTATAAAAATAAGGGTGTGACAGACATGCTAGTCTTACATAAAAATTACAACAAAAATTTGTTAAAATTATTCTCgcaaaaactaaaaaaaatatataattttttttataagaAAACAAAGTTTGGAATTGAAAATGATACAATCAAGAAATCAATAAGgaaaaactaaaaaaaaaaaaacactaAACCAATAACAAAAATTGGATTCACTTTATCGCCCGTAAAAAAACACAAAAAGAGAGAAACAAATTATGTCCAACAAATACCGGGGTTATTATATCAATCGGAGCGAGAAATATTCCTCCATCTTTTATGAAAAGACAAAAATTAATCTCAAGATAAAGCTTTCGTAAAATTCAACACTTCCAATTTAACAAGGGGACAACCTTTGAAAAAAATTGAACTCCGACACGACCAAATGGACCAACAAAACATGAGACCAAAAAACCAAAACGAGGAGgaagaattaaaataaataagtgTCTCTAATAAAAACGAGCCACCTGGAACCGGACAATCTATCCCAATCCATAAGTAAAATTTGTTCCATAAGAAGTTCGAAAAGGAACAAGAACAAAACAAATACTCTACATATTCATCTTTCAGAATCTCTTCCGTTCTTGTAGATAGCTTGTTGAGAATTAACCGTCAATCAAAAATAAGAATTTTGTTTGGAATTTTGGTTTCTCATAATTGATCCAGCGATTTAACTATATTAGATTCAAAGTAGACTCCACCAAATAAGACTCACAAATCTTCTTGTAACAATCTTTAATcgaaaaaaatatataataatgtGATCCAAACATATTAAAAAATTCAGACTAAAATTTTTACCTCTTCCAAAATGGGTTTGACCGTTTTGCTACCATTTCTATTTGTATTGTGTACTTTCTTCTTTCCTTTTAATAAGTCTTTTTTATAGAACTAGTAAATGACCCGTGCGTTCGCACGGGTcgcgcaagtgcaataatttattttaaaaaaattaaaaatataatatatttttttattatatatatatatatatatatatatatatatatatatatatatatatatatatatatatatatatggttggatcaacgtacacaaatttattgcataagagttttttttttaatgtaatggatgttaaatcaaaaaattttcacaaataactttttccagtttgggacataataaagtaaaccattattaatttatagtaatataatttgcttaatttttttgtatactatattaaggaaataatcaaaaaatataatacaaaaatatttttacaatttattgatatataataaacattccattgttaatgttatgaataaacattccatttatgattgagattttggacataagaaataaaaatatatttatttagtaatggatgaaatttttcaatctgttactaatttgaggtataaaagcgcaaatattaaccttcataataaatgattatttaaccaaaatacataaaccatgtaaaagaaataccagaacctcatttgttttaaaatatagtaatgaatactaccaaatgttgaaattaattgcaattgatacagtaaggtttaatgcaacaaaacatattgaaacaaaaggttcacaattttagttaaaattgtgagaaataagtcctgcaacaaaaatgatttaacttcgtacaattctttggtccttaaaaaactgggtttatacaaaacctgtccgcaaccttttaggaagtgatgattcaaaacctgcccgcaaccttaaaaaactacaataataactaatttgatttcaggatattgatttcatttttgaatgataagattgcaacaacaataaaataacggtaatattttttagtagtataaataggtaatttattttatcacatttttcactcacatctagtctaaatttgaccaatttattttatttaattttaatttttttgtgtacacatttgaaattgaaaatgaacctcaatcaacctatagaaataagattgtttttgaaattaaaaattatgtataataatctgaatataaataaataaataaaatccatactTAGACATAAAATCTTGAATTTGAGGGATATCTTCATTTATCAACAATTTGGAATCACTCATGCATTTGACACTGTAAAttgtataattaatataaaaattattgaacgtataatgaaaaatacaaatcagCTATGTATTTATAAAGTCTGATAGTGTAATACCTTGACCATCTTTCACCAATAATATCTACATTAAAGTAAGGTTCATTATTGAATGTGTTTGCAAATATTAAAGTAAGGTTCATTATATGTTATACAAAAAAGTATTTTGTTGTAATTAATAACTATCATATAAAAATCTatacttaaaaaaagaaaagcaatttaccaaggaatccataacaatcatctccaaatgttcaatacccttattattcacaacactccaaacatccattattcgaacagcaagacgccaagtttcttttgagtcattgttgtctttcacagaatcaacctttctactcattttcactgaaaaaaaaatcaaaaattaatataactgcaaatttagatgactataaaattacaaacctaataacctggaaaaaaaagtatataaatttgatagaggtgtgtggcaaaatgctgaaaagggtccaacctttgatgttacacatatataacatcgttttgattgtataattatatgttattaaattataactttaaattaaaaataactatttaatatagttgattaatattaattgagtaatttaatattatttttaatttacctaccaattaattattattattgttattattattattgatatttacccgccatatatgataagaatatttttaaaatttaaatagtatatttattatttgatttgatttgatttaattgagatccaaactctataaattaaaatcggttacttattatgaacaataatatagggtcattccaatgtcaatctattattaattgaattttacatagatgtaattttgcaataacacgctgacatattgaatcttataccgctgttatctttgcactaacatattttatcctttcaacagaataattatagtaaatacgtacattctgtataccgaattataataaaaatgtattaaaatcaaaagcaataaaactgtttacagtaaataaaaatatagtctaatttcttcatgatcataaatatttaaagaaaaattcattgaaataaaaaatcaaaagttgaaataaatgctaatgacacaacatatatttaaaattttatttgatatatttttatataataaataaattagtaataagtaaatgaataatcaaatagaatagaattttaagatgttattctatatttttatttactatactatttaaattttaaaaatattcttatcatatatggcgggtaaatatcaataataataataacaataataataattaattggtaggtaaattaaaaataatattaaattactcaattaatattaatcaactatattaaatagttatttttaattttaaagttataatttaataacatataattatacaattaaatattcattttgtcatttaaagaaaatcaaataacgataatatttggcaaaaaaactataataattattaatttgatttcagaatattgatttcattttggaatgataagattgcaacaacaataaaataacggtaatattttttagtagtgTAAATAGAATTTAGTACGAAATTATTTATAGGAACATGAAAGTAGTtgtattatggattgtaattagggtaattaagtaattatggtggtaattaacttttatatattaaaagtagattTATGGAGATACACTCCTCGTATAAAATAGTTTTATGTAAAAACTTAATGTTTTGATAGCATAACTCGAGAGACCGACTGTAGTATATCTTGTAACGATTTGATTCATTTATTTAAATTGGGGAGGGCAGTAAGTAAATTATTGGTGTTTCAATTATGCTGCATGTAACTATCTTTTGCCCTAATACTTGCATACCTTGTGTTGAGTTTAGATGATTAATAAATTGTTTTAGACTTTTCTTTTATTTAAATAGAACTTCATCCCGATATGATATCTTACCCAAGTCAGACATAATTACTGCTTTTTATCAAAGGCGTACTCTCTTATATCTTACCTTTATTTAGTTCACATGTCAACATTTATTGTTGGTATATATGAAATTTAATTCATTCAATAATTTATTCTATGCCCTTCATTTAAAGATATTTTTCAATGAATAAGAATATTCACACATATACCACCACTAAAGTGGATAAGGATGAATGAATTTCCCATAGTAATGTGAATTTTAGTAAACTCAAAAGGAAAAAAAGTAGAATCGAATGAAGTAATAACGTGGAAGGTTGGAAAATATAGATAGACACTACTACTAGTAGTAGTATATAGTAAGAGGACCAATTAATCTAAATTATGTGATATGGTCAAAGAAAGCTCAAACGCATGCAGCATCATAATAAGGCATTGTTTTAGAATTCAAGAGAAACAGCATGTCTTATTCAGGTCCCCCACATGCTTAACTGTTGTAACCACACGTGTGACTCTCCACATACCTAATTTTCACTGTTTCACTAACATCTATGCTGTTTTACACCTTTCTTCAATTTTTGTAGAAACCTATTGAATTTCCTTGTAGAAATTTTAATACCAATAATCAAGATGTAACCAACTAGCAAGCACTAATTTTGGTTTGACTTGGCTTCTTTATAACTACCACTCACTGATCATTCTTAAAAAAAGATTTAATCTAAGATTTTCTTTTTCTCTAAACTATATTATTTATTATGGTTTTTCTTATGTAACTGAAAGAGACCTGATCTACTTTCTCGTTGATAGAAAAGGTTTGGGAAAAATATAATAAAAGCAATAGTAGCAAGTGGAGAATTAAAATAGGTAACTGATGTGAGGTACATAGAACTTTTTAAGATTACTCTAGAGACCAAGTTGGTATTAGAATAAAAAATTTATGGTGGGACCCTATAAAATAGAAAAGGACATGTGAATATAATATACTTTGGTGGCAAACATAAACTAATTTAGAAGATGGCCCAATACGTAGAAATCAACGTGTTGTTTGAGTGCTACATATGCATTTTTCATTCATTGACTCATCTACTGGCCTGCAAAAATACTCTCTTGTGTGTTGACAAATGCTGACGAGGCATTCTCTTTGGGCTCATATGATTGTTCTTGAGCATGGTGTAATGTGTCATCTAATTCCAATTCAATTTGTGGCTGTAGTATTATAAAAAGTGACAGCGAAATTGATGAAATTGACAACGTTTGTGTTGTTATTTTGTTAGGAGAGTTTTTAGAATAAACCTATGATAATATTGTTGGTGCCATTTAATTTATTCTGATTGTTAATGGCATTAATCCTGAGTGCCTTGCCAACTAGGTGTTAGACAAGAATAACTGATCAATCACGTTACCAAACAGAGGAAATATCAAGAAGTCTGCACCTGAGATTGGCCTAGTATTTGTGTTGGTGATTACTATGAATAAAATAGAATATAACATGGAAAACTGAAGATGCATTTTGAAGTCACTCTCTCTGACAAagaaaattgattttttttatatttattgaATAATCAATGTATGTGATATATTATATAATCTATATAGATTGAGTATTCAATGAatttaaaaaatgttttttttcttataaataaaATCGGAGGTATCAATTTTAAGAGTGTTGGGGACTTTATGTTTAAATTGAgaaaattcaattaaaataatagaaACAGAGAGAGACCAGCAGGGAGAAACATTGCAGATTTTCTTTTGCAGAGGATCTCAGGAACTTGAGATTCCTGAAGACTCCAATAATATAGTAGTAATTTTCTGTAGTTGTAGGTACAATCAAAGTTATCACCAAGTTAATAAAAGAACAAGTCAATTGAGTTTTTGATTTTGCTTTGACCAGTGAACTGTGTACAAAGATGGCTATGAATGGTGCTTCATTTAAGATGCTCTGAGACTCTCAGTGATTAGAAAGcaaaaacaaaatcaaaaaaCATAAAAATTACACTATATGGGTCCGGCAAGTCAGAGATCTTCCTCTTCCGTAAACTGAAAATTAGATTATCTAAAGTAAGCTCAGCAAAAATTTGGCAGAAAGAGGAttaaacaaaatgaaacttgaGAAAGGAAATAACtcttaaaaataaaaataaaaaattaaagtATAATAATCCCTATCACCACTTTTGTTCACTTTCTTAAGATTGTGCTATCTCTGACATAAAAAAGCTAAGGATTGTTATGGCAGTAATTTTGTTATTATGCATAAACAAACAAGCATTGAAGTTACAGTTCCATCTAGTTTGATAATGATGTATATGTTAAAAAAAAACTCTCAACTCTTGAAGAAATTCCACACAAAGTAAGCAAACTGCTTTATCTATGCTAAAATGCAAGGCAGCTGGCAATTGATTCTCCATGTTAGTAACTTCACTTTCATACCAATTCTGTCAAAGCTGTGTCCATGACCAGACAGAAGCAGCTATCAAATTCTTAATTTGACAATGATACCTCATGTCAATATTAATCCCAATCATCAAAATCAATGGTGCTATGCTGGTTaatttttttcaattaaaataaaCAGGATTCTATTTATTATTATTACCAACCACCAAGCTACATAGGTcaaaaacataaaataaaataaatacaCATTAACCCTTTTGATTCCAACCCTGAAAAATTACATGAGATTCCAATTCCAACCCAAGGTTAAAACAATGAACAGAGAAAGTCCTAAGCCAAAAAAGTAAATTAACAGAGAGAAAGAGAAAGATAAGGAAATGgagagagatagagagaaggAGAGAATGGACAATGGTGGGTCTCTCGGTCTCAGGCAATCAGTGCTCACAGCTCAGCAAGGCACAATTGCACATTGTCCACTCATCCCCACAAGTacccttcttttttttttctttccttttttggtgggtatgaattaattaattttttttcttttttactTCCAAAAAAAAAGGGGTGGGGTGTGCAAGTGTGCAAAACGCGCGAGTTGACTCAGTGTGAAACCACCATTGAGTTGGCGGCGAGTTTCCAAGCAGAGGTTGCAATCAATGGCCTGGTGTGCCATCCTAACATGAGACAACCATCATTCTCTTCCACCTTGTAACCATCCCCACCTGCGAAAAGTGCCAACAACATACTCGCTTGCTTGAACGCGTTGGATCCCAAATGAACCGGAGAAAACCCAGCTGAACCGAACCGGTTCCTCCACTGGTTCAGTGTTTCGTGACGCTCGACTCGGTCCGTTCCTTCACACGCCACCACGTTGCAGATTTGCTTCCCGAGGTAAACCTCTGACATAGCCTTATCCTGCGGTTCAACCAATGAACTCTCCAGCGAGTCAAACAGCGTCGAGTAATAGTGAAGCGACTCAGTAAACCGGTCGAGAAAAGCCGGTCCGTTGTGATTTGCTTCTTGCTCCACGACGGTGACAATCTCCGGCCGAATCTGACGGATAACAGAAAACACCTTCTCAAGCGCACCAGGGCGCGCGTTGAGTTTATGAAGCTCGAAAACAGAGTTAACTGCGACGGACTCAGTCTCCGGTGACCGGAGTTCAAGCATGGAAGCATCAAGATCAGCAAGACTGTTAGCAACAAAACCACGGTACTCAAACTGAACATGAATCGTCTGCGCAAACTGAGCAAGCCTCCAACCAACCTGTTGGAGATGGTCGGAGTTATCCGACGCCGGAGGACCGATTCCGGTGAGACGAAAAGCAGGAGGACCGCCAGGACGCAAGGCAAGTGCCTGCATAAGCGCCGGCCACTGCATCCCTTGATTGATAGAAAAATCAATAACATGAACACGCGATTTTCCTTGAAAAGCTTCAAGAATAGCTTGATTCGCAGTGAAGTGAGCGAACTTCAGGTAAGGACAAGTTTCATAGAAATGGATCTGAAGCGAATCGGAGACAGAATGCTGTGGAAACACATCGTAGATTCTTCGTGCCAAACCTATTGCGAAATAGGTAGCCACTTTTCTCATAGCACCTTCTTGCGACACCGCTAGGTTTCCGATCTGTTTCACAAGAGCTTCCGCCACAGGTCGATTATTCTGTTCAACAGCTTCAGCGCAAGCCATTAAAGTATGAACAAGAATAATCTCTTTCTCCTGCGTTTCAACAACCATAACAACGGGACGAGTTGACTCGGTGGAAGAAGAAGAACCTACTCGTTTGACTCGTTTCCGAGAGGGAAGAGACTCCTCTGTCTGTGAATCAGTGTTGGCGTAGATAGCTTTACCGGGAATGGCGTTAAGGTCGTTATCGGAGGAAGAGGAAACAGAGGGATTAGGTTGAGAGTCAAAATTGGAAAGCATAGTTTGAAGCCAGTTAGAAATATCAGCAGGATTGTAATGAACGGTGTCGTTTGAGAGGTGTTGAGCGATGGTGGCTTCATCTTGATCTTGAAAATTACCCATAGCTTGTTCAAGTTGTTCAAGCTTTTGAGCAACTTCAGCCATGTCTGATGATTTCACCTTGTAACCAACCACCGCTAAAAGCTCATCCATACCACCGTCGTCTTCCCAACAAATCTCCGATTTACCAGTCATACTCGCATCTTCGTGTTCTTGGTTATGCTCTCTCTTCATCTTCTTAcacttctctctctctctcactcacacACAAGTTCTATATTCTGTTTTCTGATTGTAATTTGTGActttctcttttctttctctgcttttttttttcttctcaCTACTGCTTCTAAACTTTCTTCATCAACACAATCATATACTCGTAAAACTCATATATATCCAAATTCTTTTTCttatacaaatatttttatttatgatactttaaaaaaaatgaaaaaagaggagAAAACGCTCGTGACAGGCTCGAGACCCAATCAAAACGCCGGGCTGGCAGGCCTCTAACAGTAACAGATAAGATCCAAAATATACATTTATGTTTTTTACTTTGTTTCCATTTCTTGCTTCTTTTTTTTGTCAGACAGTTTTTTTTTCCATACTGCTCATTTTTCATACTCACggttattttattttattttcaaaaagaaaaaacTGTTACTTTATTTTGTTCGAATTATATACTCTCCGACAccttagaatgaaaaattagcTTAGTCTTATGCATGTAATACTTTTCAACAAAAATTAACAATAATAAAGGGTCTGTTTGTcttaatttttaaaaaatgatttttttcaaatggattttataaaattgttaattaaaatattacaatttttattatatatattttttaaaattaaaagattaatttaaatatcctataatataaatatagttaaacataattgaaattgtaattttttttaaaatagtattttaattgtgatttttatgaaaagttttttataattttttttacacAAAATTATGGGTCAGTCTGTTCCAtctttaaaaaatatttttcttttgtATTTTATAAAATCGTTTTTTCAAATGTTAAAAAACAAATTTATTCAAAAACTAATTTTGACATTGTATAATAAAAATATAGTCGAAATTATAATTTTATGAAAAAGttatatttcaaaaataatttttataaagattatttaaaatagttttaaagtaatttttttagaattttaatatttaattttttaataaaatattaaaatatctaaaataattattcaaaccaaatttttatttgagatttttatAGAAAAATCTTAATCAAAATTTTGTTACATTATAAAAATCATCTTTAAAGAAAGTCAAAACAAATAAGTCCTATAATACACTATAAAAAGAGTTAAAAAGAGTTAAATATACCATCATTTATAGATTATTTtaaaaagagtttaaaaaaaattaaagtgTCAACGAAT from Lathyrus oleraceus cultivar Zhongwan6 chromosome 7, CAAS_Psat_ZW6_1.0, whole genome shotgun sequence encodes the following:
- the LOC127100482 gene encoding DELLA protein 2; amino-acid sequence: MKREHNQEHEDASMTGKSEICWEDDGGMDELLAVVGYKVKSSDMAEVAQKLEQLEQAMGNFQDQDEATIAQHLSNDTVHYNPADISNWLQTMLSNFDSQPNPSVSSSSDNDLNAIPGKAIYANTDSQTEESLPSRKRVKRVGSSSSTESTRPVVMVVETQEKEIILVHTLMACAEAVEQNNRPVAEALVKQIGNLAVSQEGAMRKVATYFAIGLARRIYDVFPQHSVSDSLQIHFYETCPYLKFAHFTANQAILEAFQGKSRVHVIDFSINQGMQWPALMQALALRPGGPPAFRLTGIGPPASDNSDHLQQVGWRLAQFAQTIHVQFEYRGFVANSLADLDASMLELRSPETESVAVNSVFELHKLNARPGALEKVFSVIRQIRPEIVTVVEQEANHNGPAFLDRFTESLHYYSTLFDSLESSLVEPQDKAMSEVYLGKQICNVVACEGTDRVERHETLNQWRNRFGSAGFSPVHLGSNAFKQASMLLALFAGGDGYKVEENDGCLMLGWHTRPLIATSAWKLAANSMVVSH